From one Gossypium hirsutum isolate 1008001.06 chromosome D08, Gossypium_hirsutum_v2.1, whole genome shotgun sequence genomic stretch:
- the LOC107914022 gene encoding putative cyclin-B3-1 isoform X2 — MASLKLKGKTGDQLNSSRLKIYFQNENPKNEASTMTKPGVGSKAAVLTTAIDSKGSLKNMTKIKGKRDSSENKIVQRKALSDLSNLTSFVSSTKVYDGSKSMKNERTALLERVSVASAAKTANVSSRRSFKGKERDHLNQGAVVHTSKKESNKDVKTSLSVQSVTTKNSDRKSVLTTSRTTKNPLPPSRKSLPVLKKDKATEASRITSKSKVCESASHQASYGKNHISRNRGSDSFVMMATKSGSNSAARILPRSFKPSVKTALRPSNTQRASKSKCSSGLKKQVSVAAISSKKDIECTLPANNVAAISSEASQKDLLSNGNSDASINMPDILTRKKAKRRRSYTSLLMTRSKLLEGNGVKEEEKLPGIDKDDNPLEVAQYVDEIYQYYWTTEALNPSLENYMSIQKDITPHMRGILINWLIEVHLKFDLMQETLYLMVTLLDRYLSEVQIKKNEMQLVGLTTLLLASKYEDFWHPRVKDLISISAEAYTSEQMLKMEKLVLKELKFRLNAPTPYVFMLRFIKAAQSDTKLEHLAFYLIELCLVEYEALKFKPSLLCASAIYVARCTLQMSPSWTPLLCRHTRYDASEIRECAEMILRFQRAASSGQLKVTFEKYASHELSQVAMITPLGRLP, encoded by the exons ATGGCATCTCTCAAGCTCAAG GGGAAAACAGGAGATCAACTTAACTCCAGTC gtttgaaaatttatttccaaaATGAAAATCCCAAAAATGAAGCATCTACCAT GACGAAACCAGGAGTAGGTAGCAAAGCAGCCGTTTTAACTACTGCAATCGATTCAAAG GGGTCTCTGAAGAACATGACCAAGATTAAAGGCAAGCGCGATAGTTCTG aaaataaaatagtTCAAAGAAAGGCACTGTCAGATCTTAGCAACCTTActtcttttgtttcttccacGAAAGTTTATGATGGCTCTAAATCAAT GAAGAATGAGAGAACTGCCTTGTTGGAACG GGTTTCAGTGGCTTCGGCTGCAAAAACTGCTAATGTCTCATCCAGGAGATCTTTCAAG ggaaaagagagggacCATCTAAATCAAGGTGCTGTTGTTCATACTTCAAAGAAAG AAAGTAATAAAGATGTGAAGACTTCCTTGAGTGTCCAAAGTGTTACAACCAAGAATTCAGATCGTAAATCTGTTCTTACCACCAGCAG GACAACCAAGAATCCACTTCCACCCTCAAG GAAGTCTTTACCGGTGTTGAAAAAG GACAAAGCTACAGAAGCTAGTAGGATTACAA GTAAGTCTAAAGTCTGTGAGAGTGCTTCACATCAAGCAAGCTATGGAAAGAACCATATTTCAAGGAATAGAGGGAGTGATAGCTTTGTAATGAT GGCTACTAAAAGTGGATCTAATTCAGCTGCTCGTATATTGCCAAGATCTTTCAAG CCAAGTGTTAAGACTGCACTCAGGCCTTCTAATACTCAAAGAGCATCAAAATCGAAGTGTTCTTCAGGTTTGAAAAAACAAGTATCTGTTGCTGCAATCTCATCCAAGAAAGACATAGAATGTACTCTTCCAGCGAATAATGTAGCAGCAATTTCCAGTGAAGCTAGCCAAAAGGATCTTTTGTCTAATGGCAATAGTGATGCTAGCATCAACATGCCTGATATCCTTACTAGAAAGAAAGCCAAACGTAGGAGATCTTATACATCCTTACTGATGACAAGATCAAAG CTATTAGAGGGAAATGGagtcaaagaagaagaaaagctaCCTGGCATTGATAAAGATGACAATCCATTGGAAGTTGCTCAATATGTTGATGAAATTTATCAGTACTATTGGACTACTGAG GCGTTGAATCCATCTCTGGAAAATTATATGTCAATACAGAAAGATATTACGCCTCATATGAGAGGCATACTGATCAACTGGCTGATTGAG GTGCACCTCAAATTTGATTTAATGCAAGAAACGCTTTATCTCATGGTCACTTTGTTGGATCGATACCTCTCAGAGGTCCAAATAAAGAAGAATGAGATGCAGCTGGTTGGTCTTACTACACTTTTACTGGCATCAAAATATGAGGATTTTTGGCATCCTAGG GTGAAAGATTTAATCAGTATATCAGCTGAGGCTTATACTAGTGAACAAATGCTCAAAATG GAGAAGCTTGTCCTTAAAGAGTTGAAGTTTCGCCTAAATGCGCCTACTCCCTATGTCTTCATGTTGAGGTTTATAAAGGCTGCTCAGTCAGACACCAAG CTTGAACATCTAGCCTTCTACCTCATTGAGCTGTGCTTGGTTGAATATGAAGCTTTGAAGTTCAAGCCTTCCTTGCTATGTGCATCAGCTATCTATGTTGCTCGATGTACCCTGCAAATGTCTCCTTCTTGGACCCCATTGCTTTGCAGACACACACGCTATGATGCATCAGAAATCAG GGAGTGTGCGGAAATGATATTAAGATTCCAAAGAGCTGCCAGTTCAGGGCAATTGAAGGTGACATTTGAGAAGTACGCGAGCCATGAACTCAGTCAAGTTGCAATGATTACACCCTTGGGTAGGCTTCCTTGA
- the LOC107914022 gene encoding putative cyclin-B3-1 isoform X1 yields the protein MASLKLKGKTGDQLNSSRCLKIYFQNENPKNEASTMTKPGVGSKAAVLTTAIDSKGSLKNMTKIKGKRDSSENKIVQRKALSDLSNLTSFVSSTKVYDGSKSMKNERTALLERVSVASAAKTANVSSRRSFKGKERDHLNQGAVVHTSKKESNKDVKTSLSVQSVTTKNSDRKSVLTTSRTTKNPLPPSRKSLPVLKKDKATEASRITSKSKVCESASHQASYGKNHISRNRGSDSFVMMATKSGSNSAARILPRSFKPSVKTALRPSNTQRASKSKCSSGLKKQVSVAAISSKKDIECTLPANNVAAISSEASQKDLLSNGNSDASINMPDILTRKKAKRRRSYTSLLMTRSKLLEGNGVKEEEKLPGIDKDDNPLEVAQYVDEIYQYYWTTEALNPSLENYMSIQKDITPHMRGILINWLIEVHLKFDLMQETLYLMVTLLDRYLSEVQIKKNEMQLVGLTTLLLASKYEDFWHPRVKDLISISAEAYTSEQMLKMEKLVLKELKFRLNAPTPYVFMLRFIKAAQSDTKLEHLAFYLIELCLVEYEALKFKPSLLCASAIYVARCTLQMSPSWTPLLCRHTRYDASEIRECAEMILRFQRAASSGQLKVTFEKYASHELSQVAMITPLGRLP from the exons ATGGCATCTCTCAAGCTCAAG GGGAAAACAGGAGATCAACTTAACTCCAGTCGTT gtttgaaaatttatttccaaaATGAAAATCCCAAAAATGAAGCATCTACCAT GACGAAACCAGGAGTAGGTAGCAAAGCAGCCGTTTTAACTACTGCAATCGATTCAAAG GGGTCTCTGAAGAACATGACCAAGATTAAAGGCAAGCGCGATAGTTCTG aaaataaaatagtTCAAAGAAAGGCACTGTCAGATCTTAGCAACCTTActtcttttgtttcttccacGAAAGTTTATGATGGCTCTAAATCAAT GAAGAATGAGAGAACTGCCTTGTTGGAACG GGTTTCAGTGGCTTCGGCTGCAAAAACTGCTAATGTCTCATCCAGGAGATCTTTCAAG ggaaaagagagggacCATCTAAATCAAGGTGCTGTTGTTCATACTTCAAAGAAAG AAAGTAATAAAGATGTGAAGACTTCCTTGAGTGTCCAAAGTGTTACAACCAAGAATTCAGATCGTAAATCTGTTCTTACCACCAGCAG GACAACCAAGAATCCACTTCCACCCTCAAG GAAGTCTTTACCGGTGTTGAAAAAG GACAAAGCTACAGAAGCTAGTAGGATTACAA GTAAGTCTAAAGTCTGTGAGAGTGCTTCACATCAAGCAAGCTATGGAAAGAACCATATTTCAAGGAATAGAGGGAGTGATAGCTTTGTAATGAT GGCTACTAAAAGTGGATCTAATTCAGCTGCTCGTATATTGCCAAGATCTTTCAAG CCAAGTGTTAAGACTGCACTCAGGCCTTCTAATACTCAAAGAGCATCAAAATCGAAGTGTTCTTCAGGTTTGAAAAAACAAGTATCTGTTGCTGCAATCTCATCCAAGAAAGACATAGAATGTACTCTTCCAGCGAATAATGTAGCAGCAATTTCCAGTGAAGCTAGCCAAAAGGATCTTTTGTCTAATGGCAATAGTGATGCTAGCATCAACATGCCTGATATCCTTACTAGAAAGAAAGCCAAACGTAGGAGATCTTATACATCCTTACTGATGACAAGATCAAAG CTATTAGAGGGAAATGGagtcaaagaagaagaaaagctaCCTGGCATTGATAAAGATGACAATCCATTGGAAGTTGCTCAATATGTTGATGAAATTTATCAGTACTATTGGACTACTGAG GCGTTGAATCCATCTCTGGAAAATTATATGTCAATACAGAAAGATATTACGCCTCATATGAGAGGCATACTGATCAACTGGCTGATTGAG GTGCACCTCAAATTTGATTTAATGCAAGAAACGCTTTATCTCATGGTCACTTTGTTGGATCGATACCTCTCAGAGGTCCAAATAAAGAAGAATGAGATGCAGCTGGTTGGTCTTACTACACTTTTACTGGCATCAAAATATGAGGATTTTTGGCATCCTAGG GTGAAAGATTTAATCAGTATATCAGCTGAGGCTTATACTAGTGAACAAATGCTCAAAATG GAGAAGCTTGTCCTTAAAGAGTTGAAGTTTCGCCTAAATGCGCCTACTCCCTATGTCTTCATGTTGAGGTTTATAAAGGCTGCTCAGTCAGACACCAAG CTTGAACATCTAGCCTTCTACCTCATTGAGCTGTGCTTGGTTGAATATGAAGCTTTGAAGTTCAAGCCTTCCTTGCTATGTGCATCAGCTATCTATGTTGCTCGATGTACCCTGCAAATGTCTCCTTCTTGGACCCCATTGCTTTGCAGACACACACGCTATGATGCATCAGAAATCAG GGAGTGTGCGGAAATGATATTAAGATTCCAAAGAGCTGCCAGTTCAGGGCAATTGAAGGTGACATTTGAGAAGTACGCGAGCCATGAACTCAGTCAAGTTGCAATGATTACACCCTTGGGTAGGCTTCCTTGA